A window from Branchiostoma floridae strain S238N-H82 chromosome 16, Bfl_VNyyK, whole genome shotgun sequence encodes these proteins:
- the LOC118403591 gene encoding arylsulfatase B-like, translating into MAVVLFLAIVGCFFGHGTAQDTAKPHILLIVADDLGWSDVSWNNPYVVTPNLHTLATTGVIFNQTYAQPTCSPSRTALLTGKFPFRLGMQRVMDSKKPHGLPLDEELLPQKLKKLGYATHMVGKWHLGSCKWEYTPTERGFDSFYGYHHGSQDYYTHKSARGLDFWDGKTSISDQNGVYSTESFATRAENIISQHDPNTPLFLYLPFQSVHTPHQVPSSYLQTFSTIQDDNRKSILGMATALDDAIKRVTDALKGKGLWDNTLTIFMSDNGGEYSEGQSNWPLRGAKGTFWEGGTRVPAFVHGNMLERTGYTYHGMMHGVDILPTLVSVAGGTEDPGLDGKNMWQSISTGADSPRNEFVYDIDSGANRYAIRIGDYKLVTGNRAPKDDWYAPAEMQQMGILTEIADDTGPFLFNIKEDPLEKSNLYNAAEYASIQRAMRRRLNELKPFEVPFPDLADDPAADPSNYGNVWMPGWC; encoded by the exons ATGGCTGTGGTTCTTTTCTTGGCGATTGTGGGGTGCTTCTTCGGACATGGGACGGCTCAAGACACCGCCAAACCGCATATACTGCTTATCGTGGCCGACGACCTAG GATGGAGTGACGTCAGTTGGAACAACCCGTATGTGGTGACGCCGAATCTCCACACCCTAGCAACTACTGGTGTCATTTTCAACCAGACGTATGCCCAGCCAACATGCTCGCC CTCCAGGACTGCCCTACTGACCGGGAAATTTCCTTTCCGCCTCGGAATGCAG CGTGTTATGGATTCCAAGAAACCCCACGGACTTCCATTGGATGAAGAACTCCTCCCACAGAAACTGAAGAAACTGGGATACGCAACACACATGGTTGGAAA ATGGCATCTAGGTTCCTGTAAGTGGGAGTACACGCCTACAGAACGAGGGTTTGATTCCTTCTACGGTTACCACCACGGAAGCCAGGACTACTACACACATAAATCTG CAAGAGGACTGGACTTTTGGGACGGGAAGACTTCCATCAGTGACCAAAATGGCGTTTATTCAACG GAATCATTCGCCACTCGTGCGGAAAACATCATCAGTCAACACGACCCCAACACCCCTCTGTTCTTGTACCTACCGTTCCAGTCTGTGCATACTCCTCACCAG GTTCCTTCTAGCTACCTGCAGACCTTCTCGACTATTCAGGACGACAACAGGAAGTCAATTTTAG GCATGGCGACAGCCCTTGACGACGCCATCAAGCGGGTCACGGACGCACTGAAGGGCAAAGGATTATGGGACAACACACTCACCATTTTCATGTCGGAC AACGGGGGAGAATACTCAGAGGGACAAAGTAACTGGCCTCTCCGTGGCGCCAAAGGCACGTTCTGGGAGGGAGGGACCCGTGTGCCCGCCTTCGTACACGGCAACATGCTGGAGAGGACAGGATACACTTATCATGG AATGATGCACGGCGTTGACATCCTCCCTACACTCGTGTCTGTGGCAGGCGGAACTGAGG accCTGGGCTAGACGGAAAGAACATGTGGCAGAGTATCTCTACTGGTGCAGACTCACCGAGAAATGAGTTTGTATACGACATAGACAGCGGGGCAAACCGTTACGCTATCAG GATCGGAGACTACAAACTGGTAACAGGAAACCGGGCTCCCAAAG ACGACTGGTATGCCCCCGCTGAGATGCAACAAATGGGCATCCTTACCGAGATAGCTGATGACACGGGACCTTTTCTCTTCAACATCAAAG AGGACCCACTTGAGAAGTCGAACCTGTACAATGCGGCTGAGTATGCCTCCATACAGCGGGCCATGCGCCGCCGGCTGAACGAGCTCAAGCCGTTCGAAGTCCCGTTCCCCGACCTTGCTGATGACCCGGCCGCTGACCCGTCCAACTATGGCAACGTCTGGATGCCCGGGTGGTGTTAG
- the LOC118403590 gene encoding arylsulfatase B-like yields the protein MVIVFLLAIVGCFFGQGAAQTTTKPHILLIVADDLGWSDVSWNNPNVVMPNLHTLATTGVIFNQTYSQRLCTPSRTALLTGKFPYRLGMQTTISHKEAHGLPLDEELLPQKLKKLGYATHMVGKWHLGSCKWEYTPTERGFDSFYGFHHGGEDYYTHMSERGLDFWDGRTSVSDRNGVYSTESFARRAENIISQHDPNTPLFLYLPFQSVHTPHQVPSSYLQTFSTIQDDNRKSILGMATALDDAIKRVTDALKGKGLWDNTLTIFMSDNGGNYVQGQSNWPLRGAKGTLWEGGTRVPAFVHGNMLERTGYTYHGMMHGVDILPTLVSVAGGTEDAGLDGKNMWQSISTGADSPRTEFVYDIDSRGERYAIRVGDYKLIKGTPASKNDWYAPAEMQQMGILTEEATDDTGPFLFNIREDPLEKSNLYNAVEYASIQRAMRRRLKELKPDEVPFPDLADDPAADPSNYGDVWMPGWC from the exons ATGGTTATTGTTTTTCTCTTGGCGATTGTGGGGTGTTTCTTTGGACAGGGGGCGGCTCAAACCACCACCAAACCGCATATACTGCTCATCGTGGCCGACGACTTGG GATGGAGTGACGTCAGTTGGAACAACCCGAATGTGGTGATGCCGAATCTGCACACCCTAGCAACTACTGGTGTCATTTTCAACCAGACATATTCGCAGCGACTCTGCACGCC CTCCAGGACTGCCCTTCTGACCGGAAAATTTCCTTACCGCCTCGGAATGCAG ACAACTATATCTCATAAGGAAGCTCATGGTCTTCCCTTGGACGAAGAACTCCTCCCACAGAAGCTGAAGAAACTGGGATACGCAACACACATGGTTGGAAA ATGGCATCTTGGGTCCTGTAAGTGGGAATACACGCCTACGGAACGCGGCTTTGATTCTTTCTATGGTTTCCACCACGGAGGAGAGGACTACTATACACATATGTCAG AAAGGGGCCTGGACTTTTGGGACGGTAGGACTTCAGTCAGCGACCGAAATGGCGTCTATTCAACG GAATCTTTCGCCAGACGTGCAGAAAATATCATCAGTCAACACGATCCAAACACTCCACTCTTCCTCTACCTGCCGTTCCAGTCTGTGCATACTCCTCACCAG GTTCCTTCTAGCTACCTGCAGACCTTCTCGACCATCCAAGACGACAACAGGAAATCCATTTTGG GCATGGCGACAGCCCTTGACGACGCCATCAAGCGGGTCACGGACGCACTGAAGGGCAAAGGACTATGGGACAACACCCTCACCATTTTCATGTCGGAC AACGGGGGAAATTACGTACAAGGACAGAGTAACTGGCCTCTCCGTGGCGCAAAAGGCACACTGTGGGAGGGAGGGACCCGTGTGCCCGCCTTCGTACACGGCAACATGCTGGAGAGGACAGGATACACCTATCATGG AATGATGCATGGTGTGGACATCCTCCCGACTCTCGTGTCTGTGGCAGGCGGAACTGAGG ACGCTGGGCTTGACGGAAAGAACATGTGGCAGAGTATTTCTACTGGTGCCGACTCGCCAAGAACTGAGTTTGTGTACGACATAGACAGTAGGGGAGAACGTTACGCTATCAG GGTTGGGGACTACAAACTGATAAAAGGGACCCCGGCTTCCAAAA ACGACTGGTATGCCCCCGCTGAAATGCAACAAATGGGCATCCTTACAGAGGAAGCCACCGATGACACGGGACCTTTTCTCTTCAACATCAGAG AGGACCCACTGGAGAAGTCGAACCTGTACAATGCGGTTGAGTATGCCTCCATACAGAGGGCCATGCGCCGCCGGCTGAAGGAACTCAAGCCGGACGAAGTCCCGTTCCCCGACCTTGCTGATGACCCGGCCGCTGACCCGTCCAACTATGGCGACGTCTGGATGCCAGGATGGTGCTAA